In Rhodovulum sulfidophilum DSM 1374, the following are encoded in one genomic region:
- a CDS encoding cell division protein ZapA, with product MPNIEIIIGGRSFEVACQPGEEPYLAAAARTLDAEASVLSEQNGRLPETRLLLMSGLMLADKTVGLEERLKGLEAKLAEASARIEAMETAPRPEPERVEVPVIPASVGESLADLAARAEALASQVEEKLAGT from the coding sequence ATGCCTAATATCGAGATCATCATCGGCGGGCGCAGCTTCGAGGTGGCCTGCCAGCCCGGCGAAGAACCCTATCTGGCGGCGGCGGCCCGCACACTCGATGCCGAGGCCTCGGTGCTGTCCGAGCAGAACGGCCGCTTGCCCGAGACCCGGCTTTTGCTGATGTCGGGGCTGATGCTGGCCGACAAGACGGTCGGGCTCGAGGAACGTCTGAAAGGGCTCGAGGCGAAGCTTGCCGAGGCTTCGGCCCGGATCGAGGCGATGGAGACCGCGCCGCGGCCGGAGCCCGAGCGGGTCGAGGTGCCGGTCATTCCTGCCTCCGTCGGAGAGAGCCTGGCCGATCTCGCGGCGCGGGCCGAGGCGCTGGCCTCGCAGGTCGAGGAGAAGCTGGCGGGGACGTGA
- a CDS encoding CoA-acylating methylmalonate-semialdehyde dehydrogenase, translating into MKDLTHFVNGQHVAGGSGRFADVYNPALGEVQSRVPLASKAEVDAAIAAAAEAQPKWAATNPQRRARVLMEFVRLLNRDMQKLAEALSAEHGKTVPDAKGDVQRGLEVIEFCIGAPHLLKGEFSDSAGPGIDMYSMRQPLGVVAGITPFNFPAMIPMWKLGPALACGNAFILKPSERAPTVPLMLAALLQEAGLPDGVLQVVNGDKEAVDAILDNPEIQAIGFVGSTPIAQYIYGRGCSNGKRVQCFGGAKNHMIVMPDADMDQAADALVGAGYGAAGERCMAISVAVPVGEETADRLIEKLLPRIEKLKVGPYTAGADVDYGPVVTAEAKARVLGLIDKGVAEGAELVLDGRNFSLQGYEKGFFVGPTLFDRVTTDMEIYRTEIFGPVLSTVRAKTYEEALGYAMDHEYGNGTAIFTRDGDTARDFASRINIGMVGINVPIPVPLAYHTFGGWKKSGFGDLNQHGPDAFRFYTRTKTVTSRWPSGMKEGGEFHFKQMD; encoded by the coding sequence ATGAAAGATCTCACTCATTTCGTGAACGGCCAGCATGTTGCGGGTGGCTCGGGCCGGTTCGCCGATGTCTACAACCCCGCGCTTGGCGAAGTGCAGTCGCGGGTGCCGCTGGCCTCGAAGGCCGAGGTCGACGCCGCCATCGCCGCGGCCGCCGAGGCCCAGCCGAAATGGGCCGCCACCAACCCGCAGCGCCGGGCCCGGGTGCTGATGGAATTCGTGCGGCTCCTGAACCGCGACATGCAGAAGCTGGCCGAGGCGCTGTCGGCGGAACATGGCAAGACCGTTCCCGATGCCAAGGGCGACGTGCAGCGCGGGCTCGAGGTGATCGAGTTCTGCATCGGCGCGCCGCATCTCCTGAAGGGCGAATTCAGCGACAGCGCGGGCCCCGGCATCGACATGTATTCGATGCGCCAGCCGCTGGGCGTGGTCGCGGGCATCACGCCCTTCAACTTCCCCGCCATGATCCCGATGTGGAAGCTGGGCCCGGCGCTGGCCTGCGGCAATGCCTTCATCCTCAAGCCCTCTGAACGCGCCCCGACCGTGCCGCTGATGCTGGCCGCCCTGCTGCAGGAGGCAGGCCTGCCCGACGGCGTGCTGCAGGTCGTCAATGGCGACAAGGAGGCGGTCGACGCGATCCTCGACAATCCCGAGATCCAGGCCATCGGCTTCGTCGGCTCGACCCCGATCGCCCAGTATATCTACGGGCGCGGCTGTTCGAACGGCAAGCGGGTGCAATGCTTCGGCGGTGCCAAGAACCACATGATCGTGATGCCCGATGCCGACATGGATCAGGCGGCCGATGCGCTGGTGGGCGCGGGCTACGGCGCGGCCGGCGAACGCTGCATGGCGATCTCGGTCGCGGTGCCGGTGGGCGAGGAAACCGCCGACCGGCTGATCGAGAAGCTGCTGCCGCGGATCGAGAAGCTGAAGGTCGGCCCCTACACTGCCGGGGCGGATGTCGATTACGGCCCGGTCGTCACCGCCGAGGCCAAGGCCCGGGTGCTGGGGCTGATCGACAAGGGCGTGGCCGAGGGCGCCGAGCTGGTGCTCGACGGCCGCAACTTCTCGCTTCAGGGCTACGAGAAGGGCTTCTTCGTCGGCCCGACGCTGTTCGACCGGGTCACCACCGACATGGAGATCTACCGGACCGAAATCTTCGGCCCCGTGCTCTCGACCGTCCGGGCGAAGACCTATGAAGAGGCGCTGGGCTATGCCATGGACCACGAATATGGCAACGGCACCGCGATCTTCACCCGCGACGGCGACACCGCACGCGACTTTGCCAGCCGGATCAATATCGGCATGGTCGGCATCAACGTCCCGATCCCGGTGCCGCTGGCCTATCACACCTTCGGCGGCTGGAAGAAATCGGGCTTCGGCGATCTGAACCAGCACGGCCCCGATGCCTTCCGCTTCTATACCCGCACCAAAACCGTGACCTCGCGCTGGCCGTCGGGGATGAAGGAAGGCGGCGAGTTCCATTTCAAGCAGATGGACTGA
- a CDS encoding BolA/IbaG family iron-sulfur metabolism protein, whose protein sequence is MAITPEEIESLIREKFPSAKITITDIAGDGNHYAAEVIDESFRGMNRVQQHRAVNAALKAQMEGSNGALHALALTTKAPD, encoded by the coding sequence ATGGCGATCACGCCCGAAGAAATCGAAAGCCTGATCCGCGAGAAGTTTCCCTCCGCGAAGATCACCATCACCGACATTGCCGGCGACGGGAACCACTATGCGGCCGAGGTGATCGACGAAAGCTTCCGTGGGATGAACCGCGTTCAGCAGCACCGCGCCGTCAACGCCGCGCTCAAGGCGCAGATGGAGGGCTCCAACGGGGCGCTGCATGCGCTTGCGCTGACCACCAAGGCCCCGGACTGA
- a CDS encoding LysR family transcriptional regulator — protein MNWDDMRLFLAVARAESLTGAGKALRLDPATLGRRIARLEEGLGVALFARSPRGYGLTEAGERLMARASEAEQALTEGVEELRGQEGQLTGAVRIGAPDGVANYLLPQVAAAICDRHPGLEVQIVALARVFNLSRREADMAIAVSPPKTGRLTVQRIADYQLHLAAHRDYLAAHPPIRDLADLAGHRIVGYIPDMIFDRELDYLAATGVERVALGSNSVSVQLNWLRTGAGLGIVHDFALPAAPGLVRVLPDALALRRSFYLIRHGDDRKHPRLTRFAGLLLEGLREELLRLEGLA, from the coding sequence ATGAACTGGGACGACATGCGGTTGTTTCTGGCGGTGGCGCGGGCCGAGAGCCTGACCGGGGCGGGCAAGGCCTTGCGGCTCGACCCGGCGACGCTGGGTCGGCGGATCGCGCGGCTGGAAGAGGGGCTGGGGGTGGCCCTGTTCGCGCGCTCGCCGCGGGGCTACGGGCTGACCGAGGCGGGAGAGCGGCTGATGGCCCGCGCCTCGGAGGCCGAACAGGCGCTGACCGAGGGGGTCGAGGAGCTGCGCGGCCAGGAGGGGCAACTGACCGGGGCGGTCAGGATCGGCGCGCCGGACGGGGTTGCGAACTATCTGCTGCCGCAGGTGGCCGCGGCGATCTGCGACCGTCATCCGGGGCTCGAGGTGCAGATCGTCGCGCTGGCGCGGGTGTTCAATCTCAGCCGTCGCGAGGCCGACATGGCGATCGCGGTGAGCCCGCCCAAGACCGGGCGGCTGACGGTGCAGCGGATCGCCGACTACCAGCTGCACCTGGCCGCCCATCGCGACTATCTGGCGGCGCATCCGCCGATCCGCGATCTGGCCGATCTCGCCGGGCACCGGATCGTCGGCTACATCCCCGACATGATCTTCGACCGCGAGCTCGATTATCTGGCGGCGACCGGGGTCGAGCGGGTGGCGCTGGGCTCGAACTCGGTCTCGGTACAGCTCAACTGGCTGCGGACCGGGGCGGGGCTGGGGATCGTCCATGATTTCGCGCTGCCGGCCGCGCCGGGGCTGGTCAGGGTGCTGCCGGACGCGCTGGCGCTCCGGCGCAGCTTCTACCTGATCCGTCACGGCGATGACCGCAAGCACCCAAGGCTGACGCGTTTCGCCGGATTGCTGCTGGAGGGTCTTCGCGAAGAATTGCTGCGTCTCGAAGGCTTGGCTTGA
- the coaD gene encoding pantetheine-phosphate adenylyltransferase yields MRIGLYPGTFDPVTLGHIDIITRACALVDRLVIGVAINRDKGPLFPLEERVEMIESECAALGDRTGTEIVVHPFENLLIDCARDVGATMILRGLRAVADFEYEFQMVGMNRALDASVETVFLMADARRQAIASKLVKEIARLGGDVSSFVTPGVRDRLVAKFD; encoded by the coding sequence ATGCGCATCGGTCTCTATCCCGGGACATTCGACCCGGTGACGCTTGGCCATATCGACATCATCACCCGGGCCTGCGCGCTGGTCGACCGGCTGGTGATCGGGGTCGCGATAAATCGTGACAAGGGGCCGCTGTTTCCTCTGGAAGAGCGGGTCGAGATGATCGAGAGCGAATGTGCGGCGCTGGGCGACAGGACCGGGACCGAGATCGTGGTTCATCCCTTCGAGAACCTGCTGATCGACTGTGCCCGCGATGTCGGCGCCACGATGATCCTGCGCGGGCTGCGGGCCGTCGCCGATTTCGAATACGAATTCCAGATGGTGGGCATGAACCGGGCGCTCGATGCCAGTGTCGAGACGGTGTTCCTGATGGCCGATGCCAGGCGCCAGGCGATCGCGTCGAAGCTGGTCAAGGAGATCGCGAGGCTCGGCGGCGATGTGTCGAGCTTCGTGACCCCGGGCGTGCGGGACCGGCTGGTCGCCAAGTTCGACTGA
- a CDS encoding CBS domain-containing protein: MQVHQILREKLVPGVATIPPETSVADAAAELSARRIGSLVVSGSDSGERVEGIVSERDIVRELGRCGPKCLKDPVSTIMTRRIQFCALEDGADVVLARMTEGRFRHMPVLEDGRMVAIISIGDVVKARLSELSMEKEALEGMIKGF; the protein is encoded by the coding sequence ATGCAAGTTCATCAGATCCTGCGCGAGAAGCTGGTGCCGGGGGTGGCGACGATCCCGCCCGAGACCTCGGTGGCCGATGCCGCGGCCGAGCTGTCGGCCCGGCGTATCGGCTCGCTCGTGGTCAGCGGCAGCGACAGCGGCGAGCGGGTGGAGGGGATCGTCTCGGAACGCGACATCGTGCGCGAGCTGGGGCGCTGCGGACCGAAATGCCTCAAGGACCCGGTCTCGACGATCATGACCCGCCGCATCCAGTTCTGCGCGCTCGAGGACGGGGCCGATGTGGTGCTGGCGCGCATGACCGAAGGCCGGTTCCGGCACATGCCGGTGCTGGAGGACGGGCGGATGGTGGCGATCATCTCGATCGGCGATGTGGTCAAGGCGCGGCTGTCGGAACTGTCGATGGAAAAGGAAGCGCTCGAAGGGATGATCAAGGGCTTCTAG
- the grxD gene encoding Grx4 family monothiol glutaredoxin, with product MTDAAKDRIQQTISENDVVLYMKGTKASPQCGFSSRVAGVLNFMGVEYADVNVLADEEIRQGIKDFSDWPTIPQLYVKGEFVGGCDIITEMTLSGELDKLFDDKGVSYSRDAADKIRAANA from the coding sequence ATGACCGACGCCGCCAAGGACCGCATTCAGCAGACGATTTCCGAAAATGACGTGGTGCTTTACATGAAAGGCACCAAGGCCTCGCCGCAATGCGGATTTTCCAGCCGGGTCGCGGGCGTTCTGAACTTCATGGGCGTCGAGTATGCCGATGTGAACGTGCTGGCCGACGAGGAAATCCGCCAGGGCATCAAGGACTTCTCGGACTGGCCGACGATCCCGCAGCTTTACGTCAAGGGCGAATTCGTCGGTGGCTGCGATATCATCACCGAGATGACCCTCTCGGGCGAGCTCGACAAGCTGTTCGACGACAAGGGCGTGTCCTATTCCCGGGACGCCGCCGACAAGATCCGCGCAGCGAACGCCTGA